The following DNA comes from Candidatus Neomarinimicrobiota bacterium.
GCGGCCCTGCGTCTCAACATTTCGAATGAATTTGATAGTCCGGAGGGATATCATCTGGAGACTTCACCTTCAGGAGTTTCTATCACGGCCCCAGATGCTTCTGGTCTATTTTATGGTGTAGTAACGCTCATTCAACTTTTTGACGAAGGTGAGAATAAAGGGCTCTCCAGTTCCGTGCCTTCCGTGAATATTGTTGATTCTCCCCGCTATAGTTGGCGGGGCATGCATCTGGATGTAGGAAGGCATTTTTTTCCTATTCAGTTCATCAAGCGATATATAGATCTCATTGCCATGCACAAGATGAACAGATTTCACTGGCACCTCACGGAGGATCAGGGATGGCGGATTGAGATCAAAAAATATCCGAAACTGACTGAGGTGGGCGGTTGGCGGTCTGAAACGCTGGCGGGTCATTATTCTGACGAACCCCGGAAGTTTGATGGCGTCCGTTACGGTGGATTTTATACGCAAGATGAAATTAGAGAAGTTGTTCAATATGCCGAAAGTCGGTTTGTTACGGTAGTGCCTGAGATTGAGATGCCTGGTCACAGCGTGGCGGCTCTTGCGGCATATCCGGAACTGTCTTGCACAGGGGGACCTTTTAATGTGGCAAAGATCTGGGGAGTTCATGAAGATGTCTATTGTGCCGGCAAGGAGGAAACTTTTGAATTCCTTATAGATGTGCTAACTGAAGTGATAGAGCTATTTCCATCCACTTTTGTACATATTGGTGGTGATGAATGCCCGAAAGTGAGGTGGCAAGAGCATGATTTGGACCAGAAGCGAATAAAGGAAGAGGGTCTTAAGGATGAACATGAACTACAGAGCTATTTCATAAAAAGGATTGAACGCTTTCTTCTTTCAAAAAACAAACGGCTCATAGGGTGGGACGAGATCCTGGAAGGTGGCCTTGCTCCGGAAGCGACAGTTATGTCTTGGCGGGGAGTTAAAGGTGGTATTGAAGCAGCCAACAGTGGTCACGATGTAGTTATGACACCGACTTCGCACTGTTA
Coding sequences within:
- a CDS encoding beta-N-acetylglucosaminidase, whose protein sequence is MIMKRIRLTAIAALVWWSCASITDLKDKSLNLGLIPFPQKVEVRDGYYQFSDETTYSINSSAPEIDYVVAYFSDHLNLRYGINVRKTENNAALRLNISNEFDSPEGYHLETSPSGVSITAPDASGLFYGVVTLIQLFDEGENKGLSSSVPSVNIVDSPRYSWRGMHLDVGRHFFPIQFIKRYIDLIAMHKMNRFHWHLTEDQGWRIEIKKYPKLTEVGGWRSETLAGHYSDEPRKFDGVRYGGFYTQDEIREVVQYAESRFVTVVPEIEMPGHSVAALAAYPELSCTGGPFNVAKIWGVHEDVYCAGKEETFEFLIDVLTEVIELFPSTFVHIGGDECPKVRWQEHDLDQKRIKEEGLKDEHELQSYFIKRIERFLLSKNKRLIGWDEILEGGLAPEATVMSWRGVKGGIEAANSGHDVVMTPTSHCYFDYYQSENKEAEPIAIGGFLSLEKVYEFEPMPPDIDPEKAHHILGGQGNVWTEYISSEDYAEYMIFPRMCAMAEVLWTPEKIRSFEKFIHRLRTVHFKRLDRLGVNYRTPKENI